The window GCATAAAAAAGTGATCCATTGCGGCGCGCAGAATATCGGTTTTAACCTCCGGGTAGTGGACTTTGACGATTTCGCGCAGCGTATCTCGGTCGGGGAACTGGATGTAGTGGAAAAAGCAGCGACGTAAAAAGGCGTCGGGCAATTCCTTTTCATTGTTTGACGTAATAATGACCAGCGGACGATGGACGGCGCGAATGGTTTGGCCGGTTTCGTACACATGAAATTCCATCTGATCCAGTTCGCGCAGCAGATCGTTGGGAAATTCGATATCGGCCTTGTCGATTTCATCAATCAGCACCACGGTAGGCACATCCGATTCGAAGGCACGCCACAATACGCCCTTGCGGATGTAGTTGGCAATGTCGCGAACCCGTTCGTCACCCAGCTGGGAGTCGCGCAGGCGCGAGACCGCATCGTACTCGTACAGGCCCTGGTGCGCCTTGGTGGTGGATTTCACATGCCATTGCAGTAGAGGATAGCCCAGCGCTTCGGCCACTTCTTCGGCCAGCATGGTTTTACCCGTACCCGGCTCGCCTTTGATCAGCAATGGCCGCTGCAATGTGAGCGCGGCATTGACTGCAAGTTTGAGATCTTCGGTCGCAACATAACGTTCAGTGCCGGCAAAGCGGCTTGGATTCGATGTGGATTGGCTGGCTTTCATTTCAATTCTGCAACAAAATAGGGATGATTTGAGCATAAGAACTTCAATACTAACCTAATCTGGATCAATTATGTCGTACAATCGGAAGCTTTAAAGCTGATCCGACCCGCTGGCAGTCTTGCGGTACGTTCATTATCGACATTCGCTAACAAAAGAGCAAAATATGAAGTTATCCGCTTTCAAGCGCTCAGTTGCTGCGCTCGCCGTTGTGGTTCCCTGTGCCCTCTTTAGTCAGGCATTTGCCCAGCAGGCCGCTGCTCCTAAAGGAGACATAGAGGCAGCCAAGGGTAAAATCTCTATGTGTATCGGCTGTCACGGCATTCCTGAATACCGCGCCAGCTTTCCCGAAGTTTATCGGGTTCCAAAGATTTCGGGCCAGAATGCGGATTACATCGTTGCTGCATTGAAAGAATACAAATCCGGTGCCCGCACATTCCCTTCCATGGTCGCGATCGCAAAAAGCCTGTCTGATCAGGATATGCTGGATATTGCCGCCTATTTCTCTCAAGTAAAATAATCCGGGAACCGATATGAAACGCGTCTCTATTTTATTGTCAGGTGCTGTATGTGCACTCGTGGGTATGGCATCTGCCCAGGCGGCAGATCTGGCTGCCGGCAAGGCAGCATTTGAGAAAAACGGTTGTGTGGCCTGTCACGGCGCCGCCGGCGACAAAACCATTGCGCCAATGTACCCGGTCCTGGCAGGTCAGCATGACGACTATCTGGTTCATGCATTGACTGCATACCAGCGTGGCATAAGCAATGCGCCTAATTCGGCCAATATTCGCAAAAATCCGATTATGGGCAACGAAATCAAGAAACTGGGTGCCGCCGATATCGTTAATATCGCAGCATGGCTTTCTGCTCAGCCAGGCCCGCTGTCCCACAATCGCAAATAATCAGCGCAGTCATGCCGTCATGACGATCGGCATATTGCACTTGTGCTAAGGGCAGTGCCGGCTATATGCTGGCGTAACCCGTAAAAGAACCGGACGAACTGTTCCGGTTTTTTTTCGCCCTGACGGCGGGGGGGCAGGGAGGGTCGCTTTTGCGTTATGCAGTAGCGCAGTAGAGAAGTGCAGTAGAGAAGCGCTGTAGAGGGATCGGCTGCTTAGCCCTGCATCGGCCTGTTCAATGTCGGGTGGAGTGCTGGCGCAGCAGTTCCAGATAATGATCGGTATCCAGCGGTTTGCCCAGGCGCTGTGATTCCCAGATGACCTGGCCCAGGCACTCCATGATTTCATGCATGGCGTGATGTTCATCCGTACGTGCAGCCAGTTGCTCGTAGATGCTGCGGATGCCTGGCGGATGGTCGATGGACACCTGTTCGTTGATGGCCAGATGCATAGATAAATGCAAAAACGGGTTGACCTGTCCTTTTTCTACCGAAAATTCCTGCTGGGCGGCATCCGGGTTTTCGAGTGCCTCATGATACTCCGGGTGCTGCAAAATCCAGGTGAGCGCCATGGACTCCATTGGCGTAAGGATTTTATGCTGACGATGTTTGGCCCAGGTTTCGGTAAAAAACTGGCGAACCTGATCGCGGGATGGATTGAACATACAAATAGGGTAATAAAAAAACGGTGTCGTACGAGCGCGCGGTGGTATGACAAAAAAATACACGATGAAACAGGCGGAAACAGGTGACGCAAGCGCGCCGACCATGCCGGAGGCTTTTTAAGTGGCCCGTCAGTTCTGATTCTTCATAATTGCTGTCACTTATTGATACCTCATCATACCATGGCTGTTCCATGGGTGGTCGCAAGATGGGGACGGTTTTAATGCTATCTGATTGCCCAGGCGCAAGGAACCCTACGTGTTTACTCCCCATCTGTCGATTTTGCGCGGACCCTGTATGCCGCAGTTCCTGCAGAACGAAACACTGGCCGATATTTTTGAAACCTCGGCAGCCACCTATCCTGACCATACCTGTCTTATTGACGGCCCGCTACGGCTTACGTATAGAGAAGTGAACGACAGGGCTGACCTCATGGCCCATCATTTGTTATCCGATGGCGTCGCCCCCGGTGACATCATCGGTTTGTGGCTCAGGCGCGGCAGCCAACTGCTGATTGCGCAGCTGGCCATCACAAAAGCGGGGGCAGCCTGGCTTCCTTTTGATATAGACACCCCTCTGGAGCGTGTAGCGGTTTGTCTTGAAGATGCCGGTGCGCGCGGTATTATTACCGAGAAACAAGATACCGCTGCGGCTGTTGCGGGTAGGGCGATCGCACAGTGGCATCCCAAGGAACTGACTGTCCCGGCCAGCCAGCACATGCTGCGACGCCAGGGAGTGTTGCCATCTGACCCGGCCTATCTGATCTATACATCGGGATCCACAGGCAAGCCCAAAGGCATTGCGATTCGTCACGACAATATCTGTCCGTTCCTGCGCAGCGAGAATCATATCCTGGGCATTGCGCATTTTGACCTTGTGTATCAGGGGTTTTCCGTCGCCTTTGATATGTCGTTTGAAGAAATCTGGATTGCCTGGCTGTCCGGTGCCAGCTTGTGGATTGCGCCCAAAGAGGTCGCCGCCGATCCGGTCGGACTGCCGGCTATCCTGCAGAAATCCGGTGTGACGGTGCTGCACGCGGTACCAACGTTGCTGGCCATGTTTGCCGAGGTCCCGGAGAGCCTGCGGCTCATCAATATGGGCGGCGAAATGTGTCCGGATGCCCTGGTTGCCAAGCTGGATAATGGGCGTATTCGTCTTTTCAATACCTATGGTCCGACAGAAGCGACGGTCTCGGCGACGCTGGAGCAGTTGTCGATCCACAAGCCGGTGACCATTGGCACGCCGTTGCCCAATTACGGCCTGGCGGTGCTTGATGCGCAGCAGCAGTTGCTGCCAGTCAACGAAGTAGGAGAGCTGTGTATTTTTGGCCCTGGCGTCGCGCATGGCTATCTTGGGCGTGCCGATCTGACGGCAGAGAAGTTTCTGGACAACCCTTTTGCCGAAGGAGAGCAGGAGGCGCACCTGTATCGGACCGGTGACCTGGCGCGCATACTGCCGGGGGGAACCATTGAATGCCTGGGACGGGTGGACGATCAGATCAAGATCCGCGGCTTTCGGGTGGAGCTTGGTGAAATTGAAGCGGCGCTGGCCGAACAAACGGGCGTGGCAACGGCTGCTGTTCTGGTGTGTCCGATCGCGGGTGTGGATCAGTTGGTGGCGTGGATCGTGCCGGAGCCCGGACAGGAAAAACTACTCGCATCCAGTGCGAATCTGCGCAATATTCTGAAAACACGTCTGCCAGCCTATATGATCCCGGCTTTTTTTGAATACACCGACAGTGTGCCGCGTCTGGTATCCGGCAAAATTGATCGCAAATCTCTGGCGCAGATGCCCGTTCATACCTGGCCAGATGCCGGGCAGGAGTCGGACGAGCCCGAAAACGATGCGCAAAAAGCGTTGTTTGACATATTGCGTTCGCTCTTTCCCGGACAGGGTATCCACTTGCAGGCGGATTTTTTCTCGGATATGGGTGGCCATTCTCTGCTGGCCGCGCAATTGGTAT of the Advenella mimigardefordensis DPN7 genome contains:
- a CDS encoding DUF1841 family protein, translated to MFNPSRDQVRQFFTETWAKHRQHKILTPMESMALTWILQHPEYHEALENPDAAQQEFSVEKGQVNPFLHLSMHLAINEQVSIDHPPGIRSIYEQLAARTDEHHAMHEIMECLGQVIWESQRLGKPLDTDHYLELLRQHSTRH
- a CDS encoding AAA family ATPase, with amino-acid sequence MKASQSTSNPSRFAGTERYVATEDLKLAVNAALTLQRPLLIKGEPGTGKTMLAEEVAEALGYPLLQWHVKSTTKAHQGLYEYDAVSRLRDSQLGDERVRDIANYIRKGVLWRAFESDVPTVVLIDEIDKADIEFPNDLLRELDQMEFHVYETGQTIRAVHRPLVIITSNNEKELPDAFLRRCFFHYIQFPDRDTLREIVKVHYPEVKTDILRAAMDHFFMLRDAPGLKKKPSTSEFLDWLALLLAEDIDAARIDAHAATSVPVMAGALLKNEQDISLLERLSGLARQTRR
- a CDS encoding c-type cytochrome: MKLSAFKRSVAALAVVVPCALFSQAFAQQAAAPKGDIEAAKGKISMCIGCHGIPEYRASFPEVYRVPKISGQNADYIVAALKEYKSGARTFPSMVAIAKSLSDQDMLDIAAYFSQVK
- a CDS encoding c-type cytochrome, which translates into the protein MKRVSILLSGAVCALVGMASAQAADLAAGKAAFEKNGCVACHGAAGDKTIAPMYPVLAGQHDDYLVHALTAYQRGISNAPNSANIRKNPIMGNEIKKLGAADIVNIAAWLSAQPGPLSHNRK